One genomic segment of Paenibacillus xylanexedens includes these proteins:
- a CDS encoding beta-galactosidase, translated as MTYKFPPVSPKAPHMLHGADYNPEQWLRYPEVLEEDIRLMKLAKCNVMSIGIFSWVSLEPEEGVYTFEWLDQVLDRFAANGIYAFLATPSGARPAWMSAKYPEVLRVSEKRVRNLHGFRHNHCYTSPVYREKVTAINTKLAERYSDHPAVIGWHISNEFGGDCHCDYCQEAFRGWVQKKYKTLDELNHSWWTTFWSHTVTDWSQVESPAPHGETQVHAMNLDWRRFVTDQTADFIVHETKPLKAQNPDLPVTTNLMEFYGGLNYWKFADILDFLSWDSYPTWHDADDDAKQASRIAMMHDIVRSIKGGQPFLLMESTPSSTNWQDVSKLKKPGMHLLSSLQAVAHGSDSVQYFQWRKSRGSSEKLHGAVVDHVGTEHTRVFQDVTDVGTALEGMEAIVGTAVPAEVAIIFDWENRWAVNDSQGPRNIGVKYEQTVEEHYEAFWKKGVAVDVIDMDADLSKYKLLIAPMLYLVREGVGERIEKFVEQGGTFVATYWSGIVNENDLCFLGGFPGPLRKTLGIWSEEIDGLHDRDLNGIIPEKGNELQLNTAYDAIELCDLIHLEGAKSLATYRSDFYAGRPALTVNQLGSGKAYYVATRLKAPFYDDFYAKLIADLSIERGLETELPAGTTAHTRTDGTADYVFVQNYTPDEKLVELDGQSYTDLLSGDAVESSLSLKPYDICVLSRPAARK; from the coding sequence GAGCAATGGCTCCGCTATCCTGAAGTTCTGGAAGAAGATATTCGCTTGATGAAGCTTGCCAAGTGTAACGTGATGTCCATTGGTATCTTCTCGTGGGTGTCCCTTGAGCCGGAAGAGGGCGTATACACGTTTGAATGGCTGGATCAGGTTTTGGATCGTTTTGCAGCAAACGGTATCTATGCATTCCTCGCTACACCAAGTGGTGCCAGACCTGCTTGGATGTCCGCGAAGTACCCGGAAGTGCTCCGCGTATCCGAGAAGCGTGTCCGCAATCTGCATGGTTTCCGTCACAACCATTGTTATACTTCCCCGGTATACCGTGAGAAGGTTACTGCGATCAACACAAAACTGGCAGAACGTTATTCGGATCATCCGGCTGTAATCGGCTGGCATATCTCGAACGAGTTCGGCGGAGACTGTCATTGTGATTATTGTCAGGAAGCGTTCCGTGGTTGGGTTCAGAAGAAGTATAAAACACTCGATGAACTGAATCATTCGTGGTGGACGACATTCTGGAGCCATACGGTTACAGACTGGAGTCAAGTGGAATCTCCGGCTCCACATGGTGAGACACAGGTACACGCGATGAATCTGGACTGGCGCCGTTTCGTTACGGATCAGACAGCTGATTTTATCGTGCATGAAACAAAACCGTTGAAAGCTCAGAATCCCGATCTGCCAGTCACAACCAACCTGATGGAATTCTATGGTGGTCTGAACTATTGGAAGTTCGCCGATATTCTGGATTTCCTCTCTTGGGACAGTTATCCGACTTGGCATGATGCAGATGACGATGCGAAACAGGCATCCCGGATCGCCATGATGCATGACATCGTTCGTTCCATCAAAGGCGGTCAGCCGTTCTTGCTGATGGAGAGTACTCCAAGTTCTACGAATTGGCAAGATGTCAGCAAGCTGAAAAAACCTGGCATGCATCTGCTCTCTTCTCTCCAGGCTGTGGCACACGGTTCCGATAGTGTTCAGTACTTCCAGTGGAGAAAAAGCCGGGGGTCCAGTGAGAAACTTCATGGTGCGGTGGTAGACCACGTAGGAACGGAACACACTCGAGTGTTCCAAGATGTCACTGATGTAGGAACGGCTCTTGAAGGCATGGAAGCCATTGTAGGAACAGCGGTTCCGGCAGAAGTTGCAATCATATTTGATTGGGAAAATCGTTGGGCCGTTAATGATTCACAGGGGCCACGTAATATTGGTGTGAAGTATGAGCAGACCGTGGAAGAGCATTACGAAGCGTTTTGGAAAAAGGGAGTTGCTGTAGACGTTATTGATATGGATGCAGATCTGTCCAAGTACAAGCTGCTGATTGCTCCAATGCTCTATCTGGTACGTGAAGGTGTCGGGGAACGTATTGAAAAGTTTGTAGAACAAGGCGGTACGTTTGTAGCAACTTACTGGTCTGGTATTGTTAACGAAAACGATCTGTGTTTCCTGGGTGGATTCCCAGGCCCGCTGCGTAAGACACTTGGCATCTGGTCGGAGGAAATTGACGGATTGCATGATCGTGATCTGAACGGAATCATTCCGGAGAAGGGCAATGAGCTTCAGCTCAATACAGCGTATGATGCAATTGAACTGTGTGATCTGATTCATCTGGAAGGCGCGAAGTCCCTGGCTACGTACCGTTCTGACTTCTATGCTGGACGCCCAGCATTGACGGTTAACCAGTTGGGTTCAGGGAAAGCATATTATGTAGCGACACGTCTGAAAGCACCATTCTATGATGATTTCTATGCGAAACTAATCGCTGATCTGAGCATTGAGCGTGGACTTGAAACCGAGTTGCCTGCCGGAACAACGGCACATACGCGTACAGATGGTACAGCTGATTATGTGTTTGTACAGAACTACACACCAGATGAGAAGCTGGTTGAATTAGATGGACAGTCCTACACTGATCTGCTCAGTGGTGATGCTGTGGAATCAAGTCTCAGCTTGAAGCCATATGACATTTGTGTTCTGAGCAGACCTGCTGCCCGGAAATAA
- a CDS encoding NAD-dependent malic enzyme — translation MNQRNLDGNSIIIRLEMTTKDIKFGEVASAISEAGGDIIAIDVISTNQDVSVRDLTVAVTDAQDNSKIIEGVRQLKGVSIINVSDRTFLLHLGGKIEVTPKTPIQNREDLSRVYTPDVARVCSAISEEPGKAFSLTIKRNTVAVVSDGSAVLGLGNIGPRAAMPVMEGKAMLFKQFAGVDAFPICLDTQDTEEIIRTVKAISPGFGGINLEDISSPRCFEIERRLNEELDIPVFHDDQHGTAVVLYAGLINALKLVGKSIEDVKIVVCGIGAAGVACSNILLSAGASRLIGVDREGAIVRTQTYENEVWSDYAARTNPELETGSLRDVIRGADVFIGLSRGNLLTREDVQTMAEDPIVFAMANPVPEIMPALVEDIVAVMATGRSDYPNQINNVLCFPGIFRAVLDCRATEINEEMKLAAAQAIASAITDEERTRYYIIPSVFNDKVVKSMRSRVIEAAIKTGVARRIPREQAREGGES, via the coding sequence ATGAATCAAAGGAATCTGGATGGTAACAGCATTATTATTCGACTGGAAATGACAACTAAGGATATCAAGTTTGGCGAAGTGGCTTCGGCCATCTCGGAAGCTGGGGGAGACATCATTGCCATCGACGTGATTTCCACCAATCAGGATGTAAGCGTGCGCGACTTGACGGTCGCAGTTACAGATGCACAAGATAACAGTAAAATTATAGAAGGGGTACGCCAGCTTAAAGGTGTGTCCATTATTAATGTATCGGATCGGACGTTCCTGCTTCATCTGGGCGGTAAGATCGAAGTAACACCAAAGACCCCGATTCAAAACCGGGAAGATCTGTCACGTGTATACACTCCGGATGTGGCTCGTGTGTGTTCAGCCATTTCAGAAGAACCCGGCAAAGCCTTCTCATTGACAATTAAACGGAATACAGTGGCCGTCGTATCTGATGGCAGTGCGGTACTTGGACTGGGCAACATTGGTCCCCGTGCAGCGATGCCTGTCATGGAAGGTAAAGCGATGTTATTCAAACAGTTTGCTGGTGTGGATGCTTTCCCAATCTGCCTGGACACACAGGATACCGAGGAAATCATACGTACTGTGAAAGCGATATCACCTGGTTTTGGCGGCATTAATCTGGAGGATATCTCGTCACCGCGTTGTTTCGAAATTGAACGTCGTCTGAATGAGGAATTGGACATTCCTGTATTTCATGATGATCAGCATGGCACAGCGGTTGTGTTATATGCTGGTCTGATCAATGCGCTCAAACTGGTGGGCAAGTCCATTGAAGATGTGAAGATTGTGGTCTGTGGCATCGGTGCAGCAGGTGTAGCGTGCAGCAATATATTATTGTCCGCGGGAGCCAGCCGGCTTATAGGTGTCGATCGTGAGGGTGCGATTGTACGGACACAAACCTATGAGAATGAAGTCTGGAGTGATTATGCAGCTCGTACTAATCCCGAACTGGAGACTGGTTCGCTGCGTGATGTCATTCGTGGAGCCGATGTGTTCATTGGCCTATCCCGCGGGAATCTGTTAACTCGCGAAGATGTACAGACCATGGCAGAAGATCCAATCGTGTTTGCAATGGCAAACCCGGTGCCTGAGATTATGCCTGCCTTGGTGGAAGACATTGTGGCTGTAATGGCAACAGGACGATCCGATTATCCGAATCAGATTAACAATGTGTTATGTTTCCCCGGCATCTTCAGGGCAGTTTTGGATTGCCGAGCCACCGAAATTAATGAAGAAATGAAGCTGGCAGCCGCGCAAGCGATTGCTTCGGCCATTACGGACGAAGAGCGTACACGTTATTACATTATTCCGAGTGTGTTCAATGATAAAGTAGTCAAATCGATGCGCAGTCGCGTAATTGAAGCAGCTATTAAGACGGGTGTAGCTCGACGTATTCCTCGTGAACAGGCCCGTGAAGGCGGGGAATCGTAA
- a CDS encoding HD domain-containing protein gives MHNIDGITAGEAVLRAARSFVQGDSSKHSDGHDWPHIERVTALAVELAHRMGADPFVCELAALLHDVPDEKLNESLEAGMAKLNDWLDTQPLDRDIRNKVVGIISTISYAGGQRPAVSSLEAQVVQDADRLDALGAIGIARTFAFSGARGREMYDPSLPPREQMTREEYRNGRSTTINHFYEKLFKLKDLMNTSYGKELAEQRHDYMVQFVDQFKREWEGTDR, from the coding sequence ATGCATAATATAGATGGAATAACAGCAGGAGAGGCTGTTCTGCGCGCCGCCCGATCCTTTGTTCAAGGGGACTCATCCAAGCATAGTGATGGTCATGACTGGCCGCACATTGAACGGGTAACCGCACTTGCGGTTGAACTCGCTCACCGCATGGGTGCAGATCCATTTGTCTGCGAACTGGCCGCATTATTACATGATGTACCGGATGAGAAGCTGAATGAGAGCTTGGAAGCCGGGATGGCCAAACTGAATGACTGGCTGGATACCCAGCCTCTTGACCGGGATATACGTAACAAGGTTGTGGGTATTATTAGCACCATCTCATATGCGGGAGGACAGCGTCCTGCGGTCAGCTCGCTTGAAGCACAGGTTGTACAGGATGCGGATCGACTGGATGCATTGGGTGCGATTGGGATCGCCCGAACCTTTGCCTTTTCAGGAGCCAGAGGGCGCGAGATGTACGATCCGTCCCTTCCCCCACGGGAGCAGATGACCCGTGAGGAATATCGCAATGGGCGCAGCACAACGATAAATCACTTTTACGAGAAGTTGTTCAAGCTCAAGGATCTGATGAATACCTCCTATGGCAAGGAGCTGGCGGAACAGCGTCATGATTATATGGTGCAGTTTGTGGACCAGTTCAAAAGGGAATGGGAGGGCACGGACCGTTAG
- a CDS encoding FUSC family protein: MSFGARVLKTGIAVTLALYLSSLFLNPQSPVPAAIAAIFAMQPSIYRSWKYFLDQLQTTTLGAIVALVGGMVLSNEPIAVGLIIVLVIMICLKLNMGETVGLTLVTVVSIMEASGDWHFALNRFLLTLVGIVSAFLINITVFPPKPKVQFVKQIHSVFSGMSLLLRTSISDEIKEVVFREEKSNLGGSIKSLSDKYNLFEEEQKKMKRSKFSETRQMVVYKQMLLSLQKGYEVLDSVERHYFQAPRTTAMDQFFDSHLELVIKFHEHALLKFEDKLKPNGEEAAQFVLDNDRFMEQAITQFDIDKEGMLRLSIVAAAIYDYGYQLERLNRLAEHVHSASEDKESQDKILNWLKWP; encoded by the coding sequence ATGTCGTTTGGTGCGCGTGTACTTAAGACGGGGATCGCGGTCACGCTTGCCTTGTACCTAAGTAGCCTGTTCTTGAACCCGCAATCTCCCGTGCCTGCCGCAATCGCGGCTATATTCGCCATGCAGCCTTCCATCTATCGTTCCTGGAAATACTTCCTGGATCAATTGCAAACGACCACGCTGGGAGCTATTGTCGCCCTGGTGGGGGGCATGGTGTTGTCCAATGAGCCAATCGCCGTTGGATTAATTATTGTACTTGTCATCATGATCTGTCTTAAATTGAATATGGGTGAGACGGTTGGCCTGACACTGGTCACGGTTGTATCCATTATGGAAGCCTCGGGTGACTGGCATTTTGCACTCAATCGTTTTCTGTTGACACTGGTTGGTATTGTATCGGCGTTTCTCATCAATATTACGGTATTTCCTCCGAAACCGAAGGTTCAGTTCGTGAAGCAGATCCATAGTGTATTCAGCGGTATGTCGTTGCTTCTGCGAACTTCGATCTCGGATGAGATCAAGGAAGTTGTATTCCGGGAGGAGAAAAGCAACCTGGGCGGTTCCATTAAGTCTTTGTCCGACAAGTATAACTTGTTCGAAGAGGAACAGAAAAAGATGAAACGTTCGAAATTCAGCGAAACTCGTCAGATGGTGGTCTACAAACAAATGCTGCTGAGTTTGCAAAAAGGGTACGAGGTGCTGGATTCGGTGGAACGCCACTATTTCCAGGCACCGCGGACAACGGCCATGGATCAGTTTTTTGACTCACATCTTGAACTGGTTATCAAATTCCATGAGCATGCACTGCTCAAGTTCGAGGATAAGCTGAAACCTAATGGGGAAGAGGCCGCACAGTTTGTATTGGATAATGACCGTTTCATGGAGCAGGCGATCACCCAGTTTGATATCGACAAGGAAGGGATGTTACGATTGTCCATCGTGGCAGCTGCCATTTATGATTATGGATATCAGTTGGAACGTCTGAATCGACTTGCCGAACATGTGCATAGCGCCAGTGAAGACAAAGAATCACAGGACAAAATTTTGAATTGGCTTAAGTGGCCTTAG
- the helD gene encoding RNA polymerase recycling motor HelD has protein sequence MSTDQQWNEEQQRVNTVTDQIERKITTLEDEVGSFRDEVVGMRKDFWDEVTMNFSEADDVGETSTSMRQQSQVLSDRERSHLNTAAALDKMKRLHHSPYFGRIDFKEDGYPNAERIYLGIASLLDEKEESFLVYDWRAPISNLYYDGAPGPITYHTPSGEISGDIEMKRQFVIRDGRIRFMFDTGVTIGDELLQAVLSRTSDAQMKSIVATIQKEQNRIIRNDRTRMLIVQGAAGSGKTSAALQRVAYLLYKYREHLQADQMVLFSPNPMFNSYVSTVLPELGEENMLQTTFQEYLERRLGREYQLEDPFIQLEYVLTGTEDPDYDVRMSSIRFKSSESFLKVITRYKESMLSGGMKFKPVRFQGRAIVTSEAMAEKFYSFESSVKLVSRLELLRDWMLKELSAFGKGELDAPWVDQQLDLMEPEDLQRAYQRLKRKQKGKTHTFNDFEQERGILARMVVSDRLKPLRKWIKSLRFVDIRQLYAHLFNDQAQMERLLGDEALPAQWDEICKMTLRRLKLQELAYEDITPYLYLRELMLGFHINSNIRHVIIDEAQDYSAFQLAFMKRLFPRAKITALGDFNQAIYAHSSVLSGTGPLTNLYGPDNTEVIELTRSYRSTREIVEFTRGMVPGGEEIIPFNRSGEKPKVIVSSDSERHMNVITTDLKHLIKEGYESVAVICKTAEESRDVHAALSKALPTAPKLIKKTTLAFEQGVHVIPAYLAKGVEFDAVLIYDGSAEQYAQEHERKLFYTACTRAMHLLHVYCVGTLSPFITAQSEEKYDLGKVSAAQVD, from the coding sequence ATGAGTACAGATCAGCAATGGAATGAGGAACAACAACGGGTCAACACCGTGACCGATCAGATTGAACGCAAGATCACAACGCTGGAAGATGAAGTTGGTTCCTTCCGTGACGAAGTGGTTGGCATGAGAAAAGACTTCTGGGACGAAGTCACGATGAACTTTAGCGAAGCGGATGATGTCGGGGAGACTTCAACCAGCATGCGGCAGCAGTCACAGGTATTGTCCGATCGGGAGCGAAGTCATCTCAATACAGCGGCTGCGTTGGATAAAATGAAACGACTGCATCATTCACCGTATTTTGGGCGCATTGATTTTAAGGAAGACGGATATCCAAATGCAGAACGCATTTATCTCGGCATTGCATCGTTGCTGGATGAGAAGGAAGAATCTTTTCTGGTCTACGACTGGCGTGCGCCAATCTCCAACCTGTATTATGACGGAGCACCGGGTCCAATCACGTATCATACACCCAGTGGGGAGATCAGCGGTGATATAGAGATGAAGCGACAGTTTGTCATTCGGGACGGTCGTATCCGTTTTATGTTTGACACGGGGGTTACGATTGGTGATGAGTTGTTGCAGGCCGTACTCAGTCGAACTTCGGATGCACAGATGAAGAGTATTGTAGCGACCATTCAGAAGGAGCAAAACCGGATTATCCGTAATGACCGAACACGCATGCTCATTGTGCAAGGCGCAGCCGGCAGTGGCAAAACATCCGCGGCGCTCCAGCGTGTGGCATATCTTCTCTATAAATACCGCGAGCATCTGCAAGCGGATCAGATGGTTCTTTTTTCACCAAATCCAATGTTCAACAGTTATGTATCCACGGTACTGCCTGAGCTTGGGGAGGAAAACATGTTGCAAACGACCTTCCAGGAGTATCTGGAGCGCCGTTTGGGTCGTGAATATCAACTGGAAGATCCGTTTATTCAGCTTGAATATGTACTTACGGGGACGGAAGATCCCGATTACGATGTGCGCATGTCCAGCATTCGGTTCAAGTCATCCGAATCTTTCCTCAAGGTGATTACACGTTATAAGGAAAGTATGTTGTCAGGTGGCATGAAATTCAAGCCGGTTCGCTTCCAGGGCCGAGCGATAGTCACGTCAGAGGCTATGGCTGAGAAATTCTACAGCTTCGAGTCATCCGTTAAGCTGGTGAGTCGACTGGAGCTGTTACGGGACTGGATGCTGAAAGAACTGTCTGCCTTTGGTAAAGGTGAACTGGATGCGCCTTGGGTTGATCAGCAGCTTGATCTGATGGAGCCGGAGGATCTGCAACGTGCGTATCAACGGTTGAAGCGCAAGCAAAAAGGAAAGACCCATACGTTTAATGACTTCGAGCAGGAAAGAGGGATTCTGGCACGTATGGTGGTCAGTGACCGACTCAAACCGTTGCGAAAATGGATTAAGTCCTTACGATTCGTTGATATAAGACAATTATATGCACATCTATTCAACGATCAGGCTCAGATGGAACGATTACTGGGTGATGAAGCGCTGCCTGCTCAATGGGATGAAATCTGTAAGATGACTTTACGCAGATTGAAGCTTCAGGAGTTGGCATATGAAGATATTACGCCATACTTGTACTTGCGTGAGCTTATGCTTGGATTCCATATTAACTCGAATATTCGTCATGTCATTATTGATGAAGCCCAGGATTATTCTGCGTTTCAGTTGGCATTTATGAAGAGATTGTTCCCACGGGCGAAAATAACAGCACTTGGTGACTTTAATCAGGCAATCTATGCCCACTCTTCAGTACTTAGCGGAACAGGACCTTTGACTAACCTGTACGGTCCAGACAATACAGAGGTCATTGAGCTGACCAGAAGTTATCGATCTACCCGTGAGATCGTGGAGTTTACACGTGGCATGGTGCCTGGTGGGGAAGAGATTATTCCATTTAACCGTAGCGGTGAGAAACCTAAAGTGATCGTTTCTTCTGATTCAGAGCGTCATATGAATGTCATCACGACAGACTTGAAGCATTTGATTAAGGAAGGGTACGAATCGGTTGCAGTTATCTGCAAAACCGCCGAAGAGAGCAGAGACGTACATGCTGCATTGAGTAAGGCGCTACCCACAGCACCGAAGTTAATCAAAAAAACGACGCTGGCTTTTGAGCAGGGTGTTCATGTGATCCCGGCGTATCTGGCTAAAGGTGTGGAATTCGATGCTGTCCTGATCTATGATGGCTCTGCGGAGCAGTATGCTCAGGAGCATGAACGCAAGTTGTTCTATACGGCTTGCACACGAGCGATGCATCTGCTGCACGTTTACTGCGTGGGCACACTTAGTCCGTTCATTACCGCCCAGTCGGAAGAAAAGTATGATCTTGGCAAGGTGTCTGCTGCGCAAGTGGACTGA
- a CDS encoding adenine deaminase — MNKSSFERPLMADCIPDLVATARGDLPATLVIRGGTLVNVISGEILPEMSIAVQGARIAYVGKDVSHTIGEHTRIIEANGKYIAPGLLDGHCHIESTQMKVTEFARAVLPSGTTGGFFDPHEISNVLGLKGLRLMLDEARTTPMAAYMQVASCVPSTHPGLETTGAYIGPEEVAEALSWGPDMIGLGEVMNFPGVVYGDETMIGEIQATLRAGKVADGHFTWAADDWRLPAYAASGVTGDHECVTKEDVVERLRLGMYAKMRQGSAWHDVAETIKACTELGLDTRRMMLVTDDRSSESLLKEGHMDFVVRLAISQGVKPVTAFQMATINTAERFGVARDIGAVIPGNIADIILLDGRLADVRVGMTIAAGQVVAENGKMTAVWDSFTYPEEALNTVKLEANIQPEDLELAAPIAEGTIGAKIIHVTENHVDTKEKHLPVTVENGKVVVSTSGEVCKIAVLERHKQTGNRAVALVGGIGFTSPAAIAMTVAHDSHNLLIIGNDDGLMAEAGNRVIRMQGGVAVVTAAGVTEFPLRIAGLMSTESFEVVAAQSAAVSEALQSAGCTLNNAFMTLSLLALVVIPELRLSDKGLVRISAEGIELVSLFDEVVDNTPVAPSGNE, encoded by the coding sequence ATGAACAAATCATCTTTTGAACGGCCACTGATGGCCGATTGTATACCTGATCTGGTCGCTACAGCACGGGGAGATTTGCCGGCGACTTTGGTCATTCGGGGAGGTACGCTGGTAAACGTGATATCGGGTGAGATTTTGCCTGAGATGTCCATAGCTGTACAGGGAGCTCGAATCGCTTATGTCGGTAAAGATGTAAGCCACACTATCGGAGAACATACGCGGATTATTGAAGCAAACGGTAAGTATATCGCTCCTGGTCTGCTGGATGGACACTGCCATATCGAAAGTACACAGATGAAAGTAACCGAGTTTGCGAGAGCGGTATTGCCTTCAGGCACAACCGGAGGTTTCTTTGACCCTCATGAGATCTCTAACGTGCTTGGTCTCAAAGGTCTGAGACTGATGCTGGATGAAGCGCGGACCACACCGATGGCAGCTTATATGCAGGTGGCTTCCTGTGTGCCTTCCACGCATCCAGGACTGGAGACAACAGGTGCTTATATCGGGCCTGAAGAGGTAGCTGAGGCTCTTTCCTGGGGTCCGGACATGATTGGTCTTGGTGAAGTGATGAACTTCCCTGGAGTGGTCTATGGGGATGAGACGATGATCGGTGAGATACAGGCGACCCTCCGAGCAGGTAAAGTGGCAGATGGTCATTTCACCTGGGCAGCAGATGACTGGCGTCTGCCAGCGTATGCAGCGAGTGGTGTTACAGGGGATCATGAGTGTGTGACCAAGGAAGATGTGGTCGAACGTCTGCGACTCGGGATGTACGCGAAGATGCGCCAAGGTTCGGCATGGCATGATGTGGCTGAGACAATCAAAGCTTGTACCGAGCTTGGACTGGATACACGCCGGATGATGCTGGTGACCGATGACCGAAGCTCTGAATCTTTGCTCAAAGAAGGACATATGGACTTTGTTGTTCGTCTCGCAATCTCCCAAGGGGTGAAGCCGGTCACGGCTTTCCAGATGGCCACCATTAATACGGCTGAGCGTTTTGGTGTTGCGCGCGATATTGGTGCGGTTATTCCAGGCAATATAGCCGATATTATTCTGCTGGACGGCCGGTTGGCGGATGTACGTGTGGGTATGACGATTGCTGCCGGGCAAGTTGTAGCTGAGAATGGGAAAATGACGGCGGTCTGGGACAGCTTCACGTACCCTGAGGAAGCGCTGAACACGGTGAAGTTAGAAGCTAATATTCAGCCGGAAGATCTGGAGTTGGCTGCACCGATTGCAGAGGGGACGATTGGTGCCAAAATCATTCATGTGACAGAGAACCATGTGGATACAAAGGAGAAACACCTGCCTGTTACCGTAGAGAACGGCAAGGTTGTGGTTTCAACTTCAGGGGAAGTATGCAAAATTGCGGTATTGGAGCGTCACAAACAAACCGGGAATCGAGCGGTAGCGCTTGTTGGAGGCATCGGCTTCACATCACCTGCAGCGATTGCGATGACGGTTGCTCATGATAGTCACAACCTGTTGATTATCGGTAATGATGATGGGCTAATGGCTGAAGCCGGTAATCGCGTCATTCGTATGCAGGGCGGGGTGGCCGTGGTAACGGCAGCAGGGGTAACCGAATTCCCGCTACGGATTGCAGGTTTGATGTCAACCGAATCTTTTGAAGTCGTTGCAGCCCAATCGGCAGCAGTCAGTGAAGCTTTACAGTCCGCAGGATGTACGTTGAATAATGCGTTCATGACGCTTTCGTTGCTCGCGCTGGTTGTGATTCCAGAATTACGTTTGTCCGACAAGGGGCTTGTGCGGATCTCGGCAGAAGGAATTGAACTGGTGTCTCTTTTCGATGAAGTGGTTGACAATACACCTGTAGCTCCATCGGGAAATGAATGA
- a CDS encoding AraC family transcriptional regulator, with product MERERLREDRIHGNAMYPVSVYPDIQQLNGDSILDCHWHDEMEFTMVTHGCAVFQIDMNTVEVQAGEAIFINRGEIHAGYLKGDVPCVFSSIVFNPELLGSRTFDTVQEKFIGPLVRKTVIPPSHIKADEDWGQEILDLLKRIFADHATRTETCEMSTKAYLYLIFARMFEHMRPAPLKGTVATGSHDKVERLKSVLSYIHKRYPEPLKLKELADEANMSEGHFCRFFKQMVQKTPVDYINYYRVQQACVQLENTDHKIVDIAMDVGFEHLSYFITTFKKHKATTPSQYRKMFYENVGMESALVQV from the coding sequence ATGGAACGTGAACGATTACGGGAAGACCGGATTCACGGCAATGCCATGTATCCAGTCAGTGTGTACCCGGATATTCAACAACTGAACGGGGATAGCATTCTGGATTGCCATTGGCATGATGAGATGGAGTTCACCATGGTGACCCATGGCTGCGCCGTCTTTCAGATTGATATGAACACTGTTGAGGTTCAAGCTGGAGAAGCGATCTTCATCAATCGAGGTGAGATTCATGCGGGGTATCTGAAGGGCGATGTGCCCTGCGTATTCTCTTCCATTGTATTTAATCCCGAACTGCTTGGCAGCCGTACCTTCGATACGGTCCAAGAGAAATTCATCGGTCCACTGGTACGCAAAACGGTGATTCCCCCCAGTCATATCAAGGCAGATGAGGATTGGGGACAAGAAATTCTGGATCTCCTGAAACGTATATTTGCGGACCATGCTACCCGAACCGAAACGTGTGAAATGTCAACAAAAGCGTACCTGTACCTCATATTTGCCCGCATGTTCGAACATATGAGACCTGCTCCGCTCAAAGGCACTGTAGCTACAGGGAGTCATGACAAGGTAGAGCGCCTGAAATCCGTGCTCAGTTATATTCACAAACGTTATCCTGAACCATTAAAGCTGAAAGAACTGGCCGATGAAGCCAATATGAGCGAAGGACACTTCTGCCGTTTCTTCAAACAGATGGTGCAGAAAACTCCGGTTGATTACATTAACTATTACCGCGTTCAACAAGCTTGCGTTCAGCTTGAGAATACAGATCACAAAATTGTAGATATCGCCATGGATGTGGGTTTCGAGCATCTAAGCTACTTCATCACTACATTTAAAAAGCATAAAGCTACTACACCTTCACAGTATCGCAAAATGTTCTATGAGAACGTAGGAATGGAGTCTGCCCTGGTACAGGTGTAA